One Deltaproteobacteria bacterium genomic region harbors:
- a CDS encoding C4-dicarboxylate ABC transporter: MGTGILAITSLLYSQYIPLLKNLAYILFYFNIILFFVLLIPWILRWILFRKEALNDLKHPVLSNFYATIAIGMLVLAADFIVIGKNIEMGEIFWFIGTLCTIFFGILTPYIMFKGEHVKLDHINPAWFIPPVGLIVIPIAGSLIIPHLSGMVQEFVIFLNYFGWGSGFFIYLALLAVVMYRFILHYPPSNVLAPTIWINLGPIGAGTVALVNLIKNSPFITIQEPFFVFGFLFWGFGIWWVIMAIAMTLHYIKRMKLPYAMSWWAFTFPLGAYVAASHTISSLFKIQLIDYIGFALYLLLFIFWLATLIKTSIYAYHGTLFKN, from the coding sequence ATGGGCACAGGAATACTTGCTATAACCAGCTTATTATACTCCCAGTATATTCCTCTTCTGAAAAATCTGGCCTATATCTTATTTTACTTCAACATTATCCTCTTTTTTGTTTTACTAATTCCCTGGATTCTTAGGTGGATACTCTTCAGAAAAGAAGCATTAAATGATTTAAAGCATCCTGTACTCTCAAACTTCTACGCCACAATAGCGATAGGCATGCTTGTTTTGGCAGCGGATTTCATTGTAATCGGCAAAAACATAGAGATGGGAGAAATCTTCTGGTTTATAGGAACATTATGTACAATATTCTTCGGCATATTAACGCCATACATAATGTTTAAAGGTGAACATGTTAAACTCGATCACATAAACCCCGCATGGTTTATACCACCGGTTGGATTAATAGTGATTCCTATTGCGGGAAGTCTGATCATTCCACACCTCTCAGGGATGGTGCAGGAGTTTGTTATATTCCTCAACTATTTTGGATGGGGATCGGGCTTCTTTATCTATCTTGCTCTGTTGGCTGTAGTAATGTATCGTTTTATTCTTCATTATCCCCCATCTAATGTTCTTGCTCCAACTATATGGATAAACCTTGGACCCATTGGAGCTGGGACTGTTGCATTGGTTAACCTCATTAAGAACTCGCCATTCATAACCATACAGGAGCCTTTCTTTGTGTTTGGATTTCTGTTCTGGGGATTTGGTATATGGTGGGTTATAATGGCTATTGCAATGACCCTTCACTACATAAAAAGAATGAAGCTTCCCTATGCAATGTCTTGGTGGGCTTTTACCTTTCCTCTTGGAGCGTATGTAGCTGCGAGCCACACAATTTCATCACTATTTAAAATTCAATTAATAGATTATATTGGTTTTGCTTTATACTTGCTTCTATTTATTTTCTGGCTGGCTACTCTTATAAAAACTTCTATATATGCATACCATGGAACGCTTTTTAAGAACTGA
- a CDS encoding winged helix-turn-helix transcriptional regulator, with amino-acid sequence MRIFKALCNEVRLEIIEALLDGEKCVCEIVPFTKRTQPVVSMQLAKLEYLGIVESRREGRKIYYKLTNEKVKKILKIIKDN; translated from the coding sequence TTGAGAATATTCAAGGCATTATGTAACGAGGTAAGATTAGAAATAATTGAAGCACTATTGGACGGAGAAAAATGCGTTTGCGAAATCGTTCCATTTACAAAAAGAACGCAACCAGTAGTTTCCATGCAGTTGGCAAAGCTTGAATACCTGGGGATTGTTGAATCAAGAAGGGAAGGGAGAAAGATTTATTATAAACTCACGAATGAGAAAGTTAAAAAAATATTGAAAATAATAAAGGATAATTGA